From the Bacteroidales bacterium genome, the window AAAGTGTAATTTTTACTTTTATTATAGCGTGTTATAAAATGTACTATCGTATCATGGACCTCCTGGTTTTTTTTTGATTTTTCTTCAAGAAGCTGTTGCGAAAGCTGTGCTTCCATTTCCTGAATGTCCTGCTGTTTTTTTGCCAGATATTCTTCAGTTTTCTTTTGTTCGTTTAGTGACAACATACCTGCAGTACCTTTTTTAATATACTCCTCATATTCTTTTTGGAATTTTGAAACAGCGGTTGTGTATTGATTTTGATATATTTTTTCAAGATTGACAAGGTCAACTTGAACATCAAGAACAAAATCATATTCACTCCAGATGGTATCTGTATTGACAAAGGCAAAAGTAGCGTTATCAACTTTTTTTTGGGCGTTATCTGCAGCAGTTTCATTTTTTTGTGTAAAAAACAAAATGAATAAAGCAATAACTCCGGCAAAACTTAATACAGTTAAAACTTTGAATAAGGTTTTAATATTATCAGATTGGTTTTTTGGGGACACCAGCTTATCTTCTGGTTTTTCTTCCTGATGGGTAATGATTTGTTCTTCGCTCATGTTTTTTTATTTATTATAGATTAATTGCCGACTTCCGACATAAATTTCAATCTTACAAGCCTTATTTCTTCTTCGGTAAATTCTTCTTCCCCAAGCTCTTTCAGTGCCTCATCAATAGAATCTGTTTCTGCGGTATGAAAATATTCAAAAATTTCTTCCTGATGGTACGGGTCAACATATTCATCAATATAGTAATTAATGTCTAGTTTTGTTCCTGAAGCCACAATACTTTCTAATTCAAGTAACAAATCTTCAATAGAAAGATTTTTAGCCAAAGCAACATCTTCCAACGGGACTTTTCTGTCAATGCTTTTTATGATATAAACTTTAAGCCCTGATTTGTTGACAACAGATTTTACCACCATATCCATCGGCCTGATAATTTCATTTTCTTCAACATATTTTGCAATCAGGTCAAGAAATGGTTTCCCGTATTTTTGAGCTTTTCCGGCTCCAACACCAGTAATTTGCAACAGCTCATCCATTTTAATTGGGTATTGAATTGCCATATCTTCGAGTGACGGGTCCTGAAAAATAACAAAAGGAGGCAAGTTTTCTTTACGGGAGATTTGTTTTCTCAAATCTTTGAGCAGAGCAAATAAAGTTTTATCTGCAGAGCTGGTTTTACCACCGCTGGCAAAAAATTCATCATCGTCTGCACTATCATAGTCATGGTCTTGTGTGAGCATGATAGTATATGGGTCTTTCAGAAATTTTTTTCCTTCGGGGGTAATTTTCAATATGCCATAATTCTCAATCTCTTTAACAAGAAGGCGGTTTATCAAAGTTTGTCTAATAACAGCGTTCCAGAATTTTTCATCGTTATCTGCACCTTTACCAAAAACATTGAGTTTATGGTGTTTAAATGATTTGACAGTGGCAGAGTTTTTTCCTATAATTACATTTATTAAGTGATTGGCCTTACACTGTTCTTTGGTTTCATGAACAGCTTCAAGGACTGTTTCAACATATTCGGTTCCATTGAATTTTGTTTTCGGATGCAGGCAGTTATCACAACACTGGCAGTTTTCTTCTTCGTATATTTCCCCAAAATAATGCAATAGGAGCTTTCTTCGGCACACGGATGACTCAGCATATGCAATAGTTTCAATCAACAACTGTTTGGCGATTTCCTGTTCATTAACCGATTTTTTTGAATTAAACTTTTCTAATTTCAAAATGTCGTCGTATGCATAAAAGGCGATACAGTTCCCTTCCCCGTCATCACGACCCGAGCGACCTGTTTCCTGATAATAACCTTCAAGGCTTTTGGGCATGTCATGATGAATTACAAATCTCACATCCGGCTTGTCTATTCCCATGCCGAAAGCTATTGTTGCCACAATAACATCAACCTCTTCCATAAGAAATTTGTCCTGGTTTCCCTTTCGAACTTCCGATTCAAGGCCTGCATGATATGGAAGCGCTTTAATACCATTGACCTGAAGCGTTTCGGCAAGTTCTTCTACACGTTTTCTGCTCAGGCAATATATGATGCCTGATTTCCCGGCATTAGTTTTAATATATTTAATGATATCCTTAGCAACATCCTTTGTTTTAGAGCGAACTTCATAATATAGGTTCGGGCGATTAAAGGAGGATTTAAATAAAGTGGCATTCATCATGCCCAGATTTTTTTGTATGTCGTGCTGTACTTTGGGAGTAGCTGTGGCAGTAAGTGCCATTACTGGAACTTTTTTCCCGATAGCTTTAACTGTGGGCCGGATATTTCTGTATTCCGGCCTAAAATCATGCCCCCATTCTGAAATACAATGTGCTTCATCAATGGCATAAAATGAAATATTAAATTGCTTGAAAAACTCAATATTGTCTTTTTTTGTGAGTGTCTCGGGAGCCACATAAAGTATCTTTGTTTTTCCTTTTAACAGGTCAGTTTTAACTTCAGTCATTTCCTGTTTGCTTAAGGAAGAATTTAGAAAATTGGCAATTCCCTTATCAACACCAAAATTGCGTATGTTGTCCACTTGATTTTTCATAAGCGATATCAGTGGGGAAATTACGATAGCTGTTCCCGTGCTGATTAATGCAGGAAGCTGGTATGTCAGTGATTTTCCTCCTCCTGTTGGCATAATAACAAAAGTATCATTCCCTGCAAGTACATTTTTAATAATGGCTTCCTGGTTCCCCTTGAAAGTATCAAACCCGAAAAATTCTTTCAAAACCATATGTAATGACTTATCTTCTTTAACTTTCATTTTTCCGGTGTATTATTTGTGTTAGTGATTTTAAGCCTTTATGATAAAAAAAAATAAATATAATACGAAGTTATAAAAATTTGCAAATAACATAAAAGTTTTGAATCAAAAAACAGATTTGAAATTTTAGTATAAAATAACTTCGTATTATTTAATAATTTTACAATCAAATATAATCATAATCTTATGATTACAAGAAATAATAAAATCAAAAATTTTTTATTGTTTTTTTTTACAATATTAATCGTTACTATTACATATTGGAATCATTTCGATAACAGCTTTCATTTTGACGATTCTCATACCATAAATAATAACGAATATATTAAATCTATTAACAATTTTTCTCTTTTTTTTACCGACACAAAAACTTTTGGAAGTATGCCTGATAACAGAGCATATCGTCCAATAGTTACAGCCAGTACCGCCATTGACTATTATTTTTGGAAAAAAGACCCCTTGCATATAGCGAAGCATAACTCAAGTTTATATCAAGGCGATAAATCCATGATTTACTTTCATTTACCAGCATTTGTAATTTATTGTTTGTTGGGGTTTTTGCTATTTTTGTTAATGTTAAAAATCTTTAATATCTCATACCGGCACGAGTGGAATCTATATACGGTTCTGTTTTTTACACTTTTTTATCTTCTTCACCCGGGCAATGCAGAAACCGTTAATTATATTTCTGCACGCTCAGATTTATATTCAACATTCTTTGTTGTGTTGGCCTTGTGGTGTTATGCATCATTACGGTTATGCCGAAGATTTTATATATATCTCTTGCCTGTTGCTGCAGGAATTCTGACAAAAGAAACAGCAGTTATGTTTCCTTTTTTCCTGTTTTTTTATATTTTATTTTTTGAAAACAAAGTGTCGTTAACCCGGATATTTAACTCTCAAAGAAAGTTATTTTTTAAAACGATATATTCTTGTTTGCCGGCTATAATTTTTACTGTTGCTCTTGCCGTTATTGTTCAATATATTGTTTATTCTCAGACAACGGGTAATGGTATTTTACACAGCGGAGGAAAAGGGTATTTGGAACTTTTTAAATATCAAATTACTCAACCCTATATTTTGTTAACTTATTTTTCATCATTCTTTTTTCCTTTTCATCTTAGTTCTGAGTCGGACATGACAGTGTTTTCCAATTATGCTGATGTGCGTTTGTATATTGGACTTTTGTTTTTATTGTTGCTGTTTTTTGCTGTATTCTTTTTCTCGAGGCAGGATAAATATCGCCCGGTTTCCTTCGGGTTACTTTGGTTTATTTTTGCGGCAATCCCTACCTCATTTGTTACGGTTCTTACTCAGGTCGCAAATAGCCATCGTTTGCTTTATTTATTTGTGGGGTTAAACATAGCCATAGGGTTTCTGTTGTATATGTTTATAGTCAAAATAAGTCCTGTATTTAATAAAAAAGAATTTAAAAAAATTATTGTTCTTCTGGCATGCATTGTCTTATCTGGTTTTGCTTATTTTACTTATCAGCGCAATAATGTGTGGCAATCAGAAGAAACTCTTTGGAAAGATATACTTGAAAAAAGTCCTCAAAGCCCGCGAGCTATGCTCAACTATGGTTTGACACAAATGAATAAGAAAAATTATTTTGAGGCGGAATATTATTTTCTTAAAGCCAAACAAATTTGGCCTTACTGGCCTTACATTTATATTAATCTGGGAATTTTAAAAGAACATAATAATCAAATATCTGAAGCAGAAAGTTATTTTTTGGATGCAATAAAATATTCCAACAAAAATAACCCCGATGCGTATTATTACTATGCATATTTTCTTTATAATCAAAAACATTTATATAGCGCTATTCCATATTTACAGCATGCGGTTGATGTTTCGCCCGGGTTTTTAAAGCCTCGCTTTTTACTAATGACCATTTATACGGAACTAGGGCAATGGGGCAGACTTGAAGCTCTTGCAACTGAAAGCTTGGTGGTGGCTCCAGACAATGTGGTTATTAAAAATTTCAAACAAGTCGCTGATGTCCAAAAAAAATCAGGAAACTCATCAAGTGATATTATAGAACCAAATATAAGCCCGGAATATTTTTTGGATTTAAGCCTTCAATACTATAATATGGGAGAGTTTCAAAAATGTATTGACGCTTGTAATGAGGCTCTTAAGCTCAAGCCCGATTATGCAGAAGCATATAATAATATCTGTTCGGCATACAATGCCATGAAAATGTGGAACAAAGGTATAGAAGCTTGCGAACAAGCATTAAAGCTTAACCCCAATTATGAGCTGGCAAGGAATAATTTAAATTGGGCTCAAGCCAATATAAAGAAATAAGCAAAAAACATCCGGGGGACAGGGATGATGTTTCTTAAAGTTTTTTCAAAAATATTTCTGCGGTTTTTTTATCAATATGCACAAAACCAGACTGGATACAATAGTTTTGTCCTATAGATAATGCCCATGTCAAAAATTCTTTCACAGCCTTATTTTCTGTTTTTGTATTGTATGCCAGAAAAATCTTCCTTGAAGGAGGAAATGGATATTGCCCCGAAGAAACAGCACGGTTTAAATCATCTTTTTTGTCTAAAACGAGCTCATTGTCATCAGCCAGATTGTTATTATTGAAGTCAATAGGAATAACATAAAGATTTTTTTTCTTGAATCCCGTAGTAGCATCATATATATCTGTGGAACTACAGTACCCTAATGCATTAGCATTAGATGCTATCGTTACAGGAACATCCTTGGAGTTATAAAGCAAAGAACCGGAGAAATCAGAAGGTTTTAAGGATAAAAAATTTGCCCAGCTAATGCTGATTTCGGAGCTATCACGTAAACGAAACACCTCAATTTTGTCATTACTTGAAATATTAAGGAGTTGCCCCCATTTTGTTATTTTTCCGGAAAAGGCTGCTGCAAGTTTCGTTTTGGTTAAACCATTCATTACTATTTGCTGAATGTTATTATTGTTGAAACTAATAACAGGCAATATTACATCAATTGCCACGGGCACAGAGAAAAACCCCGCTTCTTTTTCTTTTTCCGTCAACTCCCGCGAAACAGATATTAGTTGAAATTTATTGTTTTGAGAAGCCATACAATACTTTTCGTCTTCATTGGTTTTAATAATTATTTTTGTATTAGGATAGGATTGTTCATATTCCTTTTTCCATTTCATTAATAATGGGTACAAAGTATGTGTACCGAAAATGTTTATCTCTTGTTGAGTGTCATTTTTTACTTCGTTTTGTGCCGGTGCCTTGTTTTTTTTGTCGTTTCCACACGAACAAAGCAAAAACAAAAAAGCTAACAAATAAATACCAGTTTTATGCATAAGTGATTTTTTTTCAAAATTAAAATTTTTTGTATTCAGATAAAAAATAAAAGTCAGCATATATGTGTCTTAAGTTTGAACAAATACGCTTATTAAAGACCAATATAGTAAGAATTTACAAAGAAAAACAAAACGCAAAAATTTTTTATACGTATAAAGCAAATCCTGTTAATTATTTCAATAAAATAATTCAACAGTATTTTAAGATTAATACTTAACCTTGTAGAAAGTTTTTTACAATAAAAAAATAAAAACAGGCGTTTTAAAAGATTAATTTTATGATTTTGTTGTTTTTTAATGTGTAAAAATTAAAAAATAATTTATTAATAATC encodes:
- a CDS encoding OmpH family outer membrane protein, whose protein sequence is MSEEQIITHQEEKPEDKLVSPKNQSDNIKTLFKVLTVLSFAGVIALFILFFTQKNETAADNAQKKVDNATFAFVNTDTIWSEYDFVLDVQVDLVNLEKIYQNQYTTAVSKFQKEYEEYIKKGTAGMLSLNEQKKTEEYLAKKQQDIQEMEAQLSQQLLEEKSKKNQEVHDTIVHFITRYNKSKNYTFIYEKSFGGGLLYANPALDITKDILTGLNKEYEEWVNNKESDTITEE
- the recQ gene encoding DNA helicase RecQ, which produces MKVKEDKSLHMVLKEFFGFDTFKGNQEAIIKNVLAGNDTFVIMPTGGGKSLTYQLPALISTGTAIVISPLISLMKNQVDNIRNFGVDKGIANFLNSSLSKQEMTEVKTDLLKGKTKILYVAPETLTKKDNIEFFKQFNISFYAIDEAHCISEWGHDFRPEYRNIRPTVKAIGKKVPVMALTATATPKVQHDIQKNLGMMNATLFKSSFNRPNLYYEVRSKTKDVAKDIIKYIKTNAGKSGIIYCLSRKRVEELAETLQVNGIKALPYHAGLESEVRKGNQDKFLMEEVDVIVATIAFGMGIDKPDVRFVIHHDMPKSLEGYYQETGRSGRDDGEGNCIAFYAYDDILKLEKFNSKKSVNEQEIAKQLLIETIAYAESSVCRRKLLLHYFGEIYEEENCQCCDNCLHPKTKFNGTEYVETVLEAVHETKEQCKANHLINVIIGKNSATVKSFKHHKLNVFGKGADNDEKFWNAVIRQTLINRLLVKEIENYGILKITPEGKKFLKDPYTIMLTQDHDYDSADDDEFFASGGKTSSADKTLFALLKDLRKQISRKENLPPFVIFQDPSLEDMAIQYPIKMDELLQITGVGAGKAQKYGKPFLDLIAKYVEENEIIRPMDMVVKSVVNKSGLKVYIIKSIDRKVPLEDVALAKNLSIEDLLLELESIVASGTKLDINYYIDEYVDPYHQEEIFEYFHTAETDSIDEALKELGEEEFTEEEIRLVRLKFMSEVGN
- a CDS encoding substrate-binding domain-containing protein, with protein sequence MHKTGIYLLAFLFLLCSCGNDKKNKAPAQNEVKNDTQQEINIFGTHTLYPLLMKWKKEYEQSYPNTKIIIKTNEDEKYCMASQNNKFQLISVSRELTEKEKEAGFFSVPVAIDVILPVISFNNNNIQQIVMNGLTKTKLAAAFSGKITKWGQLLNISSNDKIEVFRLRDSSEISISWANFLSLKPSDFSGSLLYNSKDVPVTIASNANALGYCSSTDIYDATTGFKKKNLYVIPIDFNNNNLADDNELVLDKKDDLNRAVSSGQYPFPPSRKIFLAYNTKTENKAVKEFLTWALSIGQNYCIQSGFVHIDKKTAEIFLKKL